A portion of the Rhodococcus pseudokoreensis genome contains these proteins:
- a CDS encoding DUF7144 family membrane protein: MDMTTTPESRTDSPVKQGFAAGTSLAAAILLLTVGVISFFQGIAAVASDDLLVIGVQYTYQFDTTTWGWIHIVLGVVLAISAIGLMTGATWARVVAVCIAALSILANFLWLPYYPLWSILIIALDVVVIWAVTTWDTDKVAG; this comes from the coding sequence ATGGACATGACGACTACCCCGGAGTCCAGGACGGACAGCCCTGTGAAACAGGGTTTTGCAGCAGGAACTTCACTGGCAGCGGCGATATTGCTGCTGACTGTCGGCGTGATCTCCTTCTTTCAGGGCATCGCCGCGGTCGCGTCCGACGACCTGCTGGTCATCGGCGTCCAGTACACCTACCAGTTCGACACCACCACGTGGGGCTGGATCCACATCGTGCTGGGCGTCGTCCTGGCCATCAGCGCGATCGGACTGATGACGGGCGCCACGTGGGCTCGCGTCGTCGCGGTCTGCATCGCCGCGCTGTCGATCCTCGCCAACTTCCTGTGGCTGCCCTACTACCCGCTGTGGTCGATCCTGATCATCGCACTCGACGTCGTCGTGATCTGGGCGGTCACCACCTGGGACACCGACAAGGTCGCCGGATGA
- a CDS encoding formylglycine-generating enzyme family protein: protein MTRAVPKNMAWIPGGTFWMGSEDFYPEERPVHQVTVDGFWMDAHQVTVAEFRRFVKDTGHVTTAEIAPDPDQYPDADPALLVPGSLVFTPTSGPVPLDDFTRWWSFTPGADWRHPEGPGSNVGGRERHPVTHVSWFDARAYAEWAGKDLPTEAEWEFAARGGLDRKPFVWGDEHEPGGRPGGNVWQGQFPWENLLEDGFAGTSPVGHFRSNGYGLGDMAGNVWEWTSDYFTADHSAGGKDVAPASSCCIPANPRIDTAAAPDPHEPYARRVIKGGSHLCAPNYCLRYRPSARQGDTEETSTCHIGFRCIVRP from the coding sequence ATGACTCGTGCAGTTCCGAAGAACATGGCATGGATCCCCGGGGGCACGTTCTGGATGGGTTCGGAGGACTTCTACCCTGAGGAACGCCCCGTCCACCAGGTGACGGTCGACGGGTTCTGGATGGACGCGCACCAGGTCACCGTCGCCGAATTCCGGCGGTTCGTGAAGGACACCGGTCACGTCACGACCGCCGAGATCGCCCCCGACCCGGACCAGTACCCGGATGCGGATCCGGCTCTGCTCGTGCCCGGTTCGCTGGTGTTCACCCCGACGTCCGGCCCGGTGCCCCTCGACGACTTCACCCGCTGGTGGTCGTTCACGCCGGGCGCCGACTGGCGGCACCCGGAAGGTCCGGGCAGCAACGTCGGCGGACGCGAACGCCATCCCGTGACGCACGTGTCGTGGTTCGACGCCCGCGCCTACGCGGAGTGGGCGGGCAAGGACCTGCCGACCGAGGCCGAATGGGAGTTCGCCGCCCGCGGCGGCCTGGACCGGAAGCCGTTCGTCTGGGGCGACGAGCACGAACCGGGTGGCAGGCCCGGCGGCAACGTGTGGCAGGGACAGTTCCCGTGGGAGAACCTCCTCGAGGACGGTTTCGCCGGGACGTCGCCCGTCGGCCATTTCCGGTCCAACGGTTACGGACTCGGCGACATGGCCGGCAACGTGTGGGAATGGACCAGCGACTACTTCACCGCCGACCACTCCGCAGGCGGAAAGGACGTGGCACCCGCGAGTTCCTGCTGCATTCCGGCGAACCCCCGCATCGACACCGCCGCCGCCCCGGACCCGCACGAACCGTACGCGCGCCGCGTGATCAAGGGCGGCTCGCATCTCTGCGCGCCCAACTACTGCCTCCGCTACCGGCCGTCGGCCCGGCAGGGTGACACGGAGGAGACGTCGACCTGCCACATCGGGTTCCGGTGCATCGTCCGCCCGTGA
- a CDS encoding alpha/beta hydrolase, giving the protein MRVVGAAVTAVLLLLTGATEVSAQPPGILLSQEDLPPATVPAQAGDSVRVRYSTLRTSTATGESTGSVFLPRGDPPDGGWPVVSYAHGTVGVADQCAPSVAGFNYVELPAVEQWLAAGYAVAATDYAGLGTPGVNAYLDGPAAAANAVDVVLAAHEVYGDVLADRWIVTGLSQGGQATYFAAREATTRAPALDFRGAVAVAAPTHLEQLFPAAGPAVPALPTSGIVNYALLTLAGIDDQRPEVDIRRYLSPTGLDLMEFAKVTCSRELGRYLLAHPTSVGDLFAAPLWNDQFRELFREMQQVPVDGFDHPLRVVHSLSDASVPIPLTWAQLAEMRQHGVNFEFQQLVGEDHRGSLIASMPESLAFAARVLS; this is encoded by the coding sequence ATGAGAGTGGTCGGGGCCGCGGTGACGGCGGTTCTTCTGCTGCTCACCGGCGCGACCGAGGTCTCCGCGCAGCCGCCCGGGATCCTGCTGTCGCAGGAGGACCTGCCCCCCGCCACGGTCCCCGCGCAGGCGGGCGACAGCGTCCGGGTGCGGTACTCCACCCTCCGTACCTCGACCGCGACCGGTGAATCGACGGGATCGGTCTTCCTTCCCCGTGGCGACCCGCCCGACGGCGGCTGGCCGGTGGTCTCCTACGCCCACGGCACCGTCGGTGTCGCCGACCAGTGCGCACCGTCCGTCGCCGGGTTCAACTACGTCGAACTGCCCGCGGTCGAGCAGTGGCTCGCCGCCGGGTATGCCGTCGCGGCAACGGATTACGCGGGACTCGGCACACCGGGTGTCAACGCCTATCTGGACGGTCCGGCGGCCGCCGCGAACGCCGTCGACGTCGTCCTGGCCGCGCACGAGGTCTACGGCGACGTGCTCGCCGACCGGTGGATCGTCACCGGACTGTCGCAGGGCGGGCAGGCGACCTACTTCGCCGCCCGCGAGGCCACCACCCGGGCACCCGCGCTCGACTTCCGGGGCGCCGTCGCCGTGGCCGCGCCCACCCACCTCGAACAGCTCTTCCCGGCTGCGGGTCCCGCCGTTCCGGCTCTGCCGACATCCGGAATCGTGAACTACGCGCTGCTGACCCTCGCCGGCATCGACGACCAGCGTCCCGAGGTCGACATCCGGCGCTACCTGTCGCCGACAGGACTCGACCTGATGGAGTTCGCGAAGGTGACGTGCAGCCGCGAACTCGGCCGGTACCTGCTCGCCCACCCCACGTCGGTCGGCGACCTGTTCGCGGCGCCTCTGTGGAACGACCAGTTCCGGGAGCTGTTCCGGGAGATGCAGCAGGTGCCCGTCGACGGCTTCGACCATCCGTTGCGGGTGGTGCACAGCCTGTCCGACGCGTCGGTGCCGATTCCGTTGACGTGGGCGCAGCTCGCCGAGATGCGGCAGCACGGGGTGAACTTCGAATTCCAGCAACTCGTCGGTGAGGACCACCGAGGGTCGCTGATCGCCTCCATGCCGGAGTCCCTCGCGTTCGCCGCGCGGGTGCTGTCCTGA
- a CDS encoding DUF1254 domain-containing protein: protein MVSAELQELAEKAWVYGFPLVFDLDQVNRFVADGMGSLEPAPFNTFSHARTLAGPRDTFVSVNNDTVYSIAQIDLGHGPQLLRVPDSGGAYYVLQFVDAWTDNFAYVGKRATGTAAGLYLLTGPGWSGEVPAGATQIAFPTAVGTIVGRWACDGVDDLERVNALQSALTLEPVGDREPAEGLPAPDPNVPEDLRFWEKLRVYSQAYPSAAQDLIAEQMFAPLGLLETGASPYLEAPPDLAAVLTAGAEAGHRSLVAALKSGAGAAVVNGWQLMYHAFDYNDDFFEVGTVNSPEWRIEDRSKALGLRAGAAMAGLWGNHGYEAAYAPIYHDNEGNELSGEHTYTLTFAPTPPVDAFWSITMYDLPEFFLVDNPLDRYSIGDRTPGLVFADDGSLTITLGATAPADPVARANWLPTPAAGFRPMLRMYSPKAEVFDGTFEIPPIVKTT, encoded by the coding sequence ATCGTCAGCGCAGAATTACAGGAACTCGCCGAGAAGGCGTGGGTGTACGGTTTCCCGCTCGTGTTCGACCTCGACCAGGTGAACCGTTTCGTCGCGGACGGGATGGGAAGCCTCGAGCCCGCACCGTTCAACACGTTCAGTCACGCCCGCACCCTCGCCGGGCCGCGTGACACCTTCGTCTCGGTCAACAACGACACCGTCTACTCGATCGCCCAGATCGACCTCGGCCACGGCCCGCAACTGCTGCGGGTGCCCGACAGCGGCGGCGCGTACTACGTGCTGCAGTTCGTCGACGCGTGGACCGACAATTTCGCGTACGTCGGCAAACGCGCGACGGGAACCGCGGCCGGCCTTTATCTACTGACCGGCCCTGGATGGTCCGGCGAGGTCCCCGCCGGCGCGACCCAGATCGCGTTCCCCACTGCGGTCGGCACGATCGTCGGCCGCTGGGCCTGCGACGGTGTCGACGACCTGGAGCGGGTGAACGCACTGCAGTCGGCCCTCACCCTGGAACCCGTCGGTGACCGGGAACCGGCGGAGGGTCTGCCGGCACCCGACCCGAACGTCCCCGAGGACCTTCGGTTCTGGGAGAAACTGCGGGTTTATTCGCAGGCGTACCCGTCCGCCGCGCAGGACCTGATCGCCGAGCAGATGTTCGCCCCGCTCGGGTTGCTCGAGACCGGGGCGTCGCCGTACCTCGAGGCGCCGCCGGATCTCGCGGCCGTCCTGACGGCGGGAGCCGAGGCGGGGCACCGATCGCTCGTCGCCGCACTGAAATCGGGCGCCGGTGCGGCGGTCGTCAACGGCTGGCAGTTGATGTACCACGCCTTCGACTACAACGACGACTTCTTCGAGGTCGGCACCGTGAACTCACCCGAGTGGCGGATCGAGGACCGCTCCAAGGCGCTGGGCCTGCGGGCCGGGGCCGCGATGGCGGGACTGTGGGGCAACCACGGCTACGAGGCCGCGTACGCGCCGATCTATCACGACAACGAAGGCAACGAACTCTCCGGCGAACACACCTACACCCTCACGTTCGCGCCGACGCCGCCCGTCGACGCGTTCTGGTCGATCACCATGTACGACCTGCCGGAGTTCTTTCTCGTCGACAATCCCCTCGACCGCTACTCGATCGGCGACCGCACCCCGGGACTGGTGTTCGCCGACGACGGGTCGCTGACCATCACGCTCGGCGCGACCGCCCCGGCCGACCCGGTCGCCCGCGCCAACTGGCTGCCCACACCGGCCGCCGGATTCCGGCCGATGCTGCGGATGTACAGCCCCAAGGCGGAGGTGTTCGACGGAACGTTCGAGATACCGCCGATCGTGAAGACCACGTGA
- a CDS encoding AI-2E family transporter produces the protein MIDPQDASGAEPDSRWSMPRGLIVILGLAALVVTVAGIEVAASILAPVFLALMLTVAVHPLPVWLHRKGVPPWLATIAAIVVVNGILVVLVLSLALSVAQLATLLPQYADDFTSLIDSAQSFLNSHGVNSSSAQTMLSQVDYTKAFGFVDGILQAMLGIFSNLLFLAALLLFMAVDGSSYGSRMSIVTRMRPDIATALSAFSLGTRKYLVVTTVFGLIVAVIDTGALWALGIPLPILWGLLSFITNYIPNVGFVLGLVPPALLALLQGGPGLMLTVIVVYSVINVIIQSVIQPKFVGDAVGLSVTFTFLSLVFWTWILGPLGAILAIPLTLMAKALLIDIDPSTRWVNTILSDSPTPTPTPPVTAPRHEKEEP, from the coding sequence ATGATCGATCCGCAGGACGCATCCGGCGCGGAGCCGGACTCTCGGTGGTCGATGCCGCGGGGCCTGATCGTGATCCTCGGACTGGCCGCGCTCGTCGTCACGGTGGCCGGGATCGAGGTGGCGGCATCGATCCTCGCCCCGGTCTTCCTCGCCCTCATGCTCACCGTCGCGGTCCATCCGCTCCCCGTATGGCTGCACAGGAAGGGCGTCCCGCCGTGGCTCGCGACGATCGCCGCGATCGTGGTCGTCAACGGCATCCTCGTCGTACTCGTGCTGTCGCTGGCGCTGTCGGTCGCGCAACTCGCCACGCTCCTCCCGCAGTACGCGGACGACTTCACGTCCCTGATCGACAGCGCCCAGAGCTTCCTGAACAGCCACGGCGTGAACTCCTCCAGCGCCCAGACCATGCTCTCCCAGGTCGATTACACCAAGGCGTTCGGTTTCGTGGACGGCATCCTGCAGGCGATGCTGGGCATCTTCTCGAACCTGCTGTTCCTCGCCGCCCTCCTGCTGTTCATGGCGGTCGACGGAAGCTCATACGGTTCGCGGATGAGCATCGTCACGCGGATGCGCCCCGACATCGCCACCGCCCTCTCCGCCTTCTCCCTCGGCACCCGCAAGTACCTGGTCGTCACCACGGTCTTCGGATTGATCGTCGCCGTCATCGACACCGGAGCACTGTGGGCGCTGGGGATTCCGTTGCCGATCCTGTGGGGTCTGCTGTCGTTCATCACCAACTACATCCCGAACGTCGGCTTCGTTCTCGGTCTCGTCCCGCCGGCCCTGCTGGCGCTGCTCCAGGGCGGTCCGGGACTGATGCTGACCGTCATCGTCGTGTACAGCGTCATCAACGTCATCATCCAGTCCGTGATCCAGCCGAAGTTCGTCGGGGACGCGGTCGGCCTGTCCGTGACGTTCACGTTCCTGTCGCTGGTGTTCTGGACGTGGATCCTCGGACCCCTCGGCGCGATCCTCGCCATCCCGCTGACCCTGATGGCGAAGGCACTGCTGATCGACATCGACCCGTCCACGAGGTGGGTGAACACGATTCTCAGCGACTCCCCCACGCCCACACCCACGCCACCGGTCACCGCCCCGCGACACGAGAAGGAAGAACCATGA
- a CDS encoding GAP family protein has protein sequence MGSVIGELLPLAVGVAISPIPIIAVILMLLSKRAGGASAGFGAGWILGIVVATGIFVLLAGSVDTSDSDGPSATASWVKVVLGVLLLLLAGRQWRSRNADAEPPKWMQAIDDLNFVKSTGLGFALAAINPKNLLLCVSAGVGIGTAGVSGAEQVVALAVYTVLAGSTVLVPVVAYAVAADRMRGTLDSLKVWLQSNNAAVMSVLLLVMGAVVLGKGFGGLF, from the coding sequence ATGGGCTCAGTCATCGGAGAACTGTTACCGCTCGCCGTGGGTGTCGCGATCTCGCCGATCCCGATCATCGCCGTCATCCTGATGTTGCTGTCGAAGCGGGCGGGCGGGGCGAGCGCGGGCTTCGGTGCCGGCTGGATCCTGGGCATCGTCGTCGCGACAGGCATCTTCGTGCTCCTCGCCGGCAGCGTCGACACGTCCGATTCCGACGGTCCCTCCGCGACGGCGTCGTGGGTGAAGGTTGTTCTCGGTGTGCTGCTGCTCCTGCTCGCGGGGCGGCAGTGGCGCAGTCGCAACGCCGACGCGGAACCCCCGAAGTGGATGCAGGCGATCGACGACCTGAACTTCGTGAAGTCCACGGGACTCGGATTCGCGCTGGCGGCGATCAATCCCAAGAACCTGCTGCTCTGCGTGTCCGCGGGCGTCGGGATCGGCACGGCGGGGGTGAGCGGCGCAGAGCAGGTGGTGGCCCTGGCCGTGTACACCGTGCTGGCCGGGTCGACCGTCCTCGTCCCGGTGGTCGCGTACGCCGTGGCCGCCGACAGGATGCGCGGGACCCTCGACAGCCTCAAGGTGTGGCTCCAGTCCAACAACGCCGCCGTGATGAGCGTGCTGCTACTCGTGATGGGCGCCGTCGTTCTCGGGAAGGGATTCGGCGGATTGTTCTGA
- a CDS encoding aspartate-semialdehyde dehydrogenase — MTTIAVVGATGQVGIVMRTLLEERNFPADKVRFFASARSAGKKLPFRGEEIVVEDASATSDEDLKGIDIALFSAGATLSREQAPRFAAAGATVVDNSSAFRKDPDVPLVVSEVNPEQAKNPPKGIIANPNCTTMAAMPVLKVLHDEAGLQRLIVSSYQAVSGSGIAGVEELVGQARAVIGDAEKLVHDGSAVDFPAPNKYVAPIAFNVLPLAGSLVDDGSGETDEDQKLRNESRKILGLPDLLVSGTCVRVPVITGHSLSINAEFERPLSVERAQEILSKAPGVQLVDVPTPLQAAGSDPSLVGRIRQDPGVPEGRGLALFVSGDNLRKGAALNTIQIAELLV; from the coding sequence ATGACCACCATCGCTGTCGTCGGTGCGACCGGACAGGTCGGCATCGTCATGCGCACCCTCCTCGAGGAACGCAATTTCCCCGCGGACAAGGTGCGGTTCTTCGCCTCCGCGCGGTCGGCGGGCAAGAAGCTGCCGTTCCGCGGTGAGGAGATCGTCGTCGAGGACGCGTCCGCCACGTCCGACGAGGACCTGAAGGGCATCGACATCGCCCTGTTCTCGGCCGGTGCCACGCTGTCCCGTGAGCAGGCCCCGCGCTTCGCGGCGGCCGGTGCCACCGTCGTCGACAACTCTTCGGCGTTCCGCAAGGACCCCGACGTTCCGCTGGTCGTCAGCGAGGTGAACCCGGAGCAGGCGAAGAATCCGCCGAAGGGCATCATCGCCAACCCCAACTGCACCACGATGGCCGCGATGCCGGTGCTGAAGGTCCTGCACGACGAGGCCGGACTGCAGCGTCTCATCGTGTCGAGCTACCAGGCCGTGTCCGGCAGCGGTATCGCCGGTGTCGAGGAGCTGGTGGGTCAGGCCCGCGCCGTCATCGGCGACGCGGAGAAGCTGGTCCACGACGGCAGCGCCGTCGACTTCCCGGCCCCGAACAAGTACGTCGCACCGATCGCGTTCAACGTGCTGCCGCTGGCCGGCTCGCTCGTCGACGACGGCAGCGGTGAGACGGACGAGGACCAGAAGCTCCGCAACGAGAGCCGCAAGATCCTCGGCCTGCCCGACCTGCTGGTGTCGGGAACGTGTGTCCGCGTCCCCGTGATCACGGGTCACTCGTTGTCGATCAACGCCGAGTTCGAGCGTCCGCTGTCGGTGGAACGCGCGCAGGAGATCCTGTCGAAGGCTCCCGGTGTGCAACTGGTGGATGTCCCCACCCCGCTCCAGGCCGCGGGCAGCGACCCGTCGCTGGTCGGGCGGATCCGTCAGGATCCGGGTGTTCCGGAGGGTCGTGGGCTCGCGCTGTTCGTGTCCGGCGACAACCTGCGTAAGGGTGCCGCCCTCAACACGATTCAGATCGCCGAACTGCTCGTCTAG
- a CDS encoding SulP family inorganic anion transporter, whose protein sequence is MVKSATGAWPVFGSLRDYRRGWVRPDVIAGLTVWAVLVPEALAYATIAGVPPVVGLYAAVPALILYAAAGSSRHLVVGPMSATAALSAAIVAPLAGEDGGKYAALSAVLAIATGIAGLVAGLLRLGFIASFISEPVLKGFIVGLALTIIIGQVPALFGVEKVKGNFFEQAWGVLTHLGDTHWVTLAVGGLSLVVVLGFRRWLPLVPGSLLAVLLGIAAVSLFGLDERGVGIVGHIDPGLPSLGLPAGVGFDDYVDLLGPAVGVLLIGFAEGLGAAKTYAAKEGYEIDANRELLGLGTANLGSGLCSGMVVNGSLSKTAVNGGAGAKTQMSGLVVAALTVITLLFLTGLFEKLPEATLAAVVIAAVIELVDIDALRRLYGVWTRRLGSIYGHAARADFAAALAAMLGVLLFDTLPGLVIGIGVSMLLLLYRASRPHVAALVKEGSLWVDAERHPELPATPHVVVVRVESGLFFANADHVKDRIEELCTEDTRTIVLDAETSPFIDVSAAQMLVQLRDALKRKGVDLRVARDIGQFRDTMRRAGSETSPVGLYPTVREALADVSRKRPEEDS, encoded by the coding sequence GTGGTGAAGTCCGCGACCGGCGCCTGGCCGGTCTTCGGCTCGCTGCGCGACTACCGACGGGGGTGGGTCAGGCCCGATGTGATCGCGGGCCTGACCGTGTGGGCGGTGCTCGTCCCCGAGGCACTGGCCTACGCGACCATCGCGGGAGTGCCACCGGTTGTCGGCCTCTACGCGGCGGTCCCGGCTCTGATCCTGTATGCGGCGGCGGGCAGTTCGCGCCACCTCGTGGTGGGTCCGATGTCGGCGACCGCCGCCCTGTCGGCGGCCATCGTCGCGCCGCTGGCCGGTGAGGACGGAGGAAAGTATGCGGCGCTGTCCGCCGTACTCGCGATCGCCACCGGGATCGCGGGGCTGGTGGCCGGTCTGCTGCGCCTCGGATTCATCGCCTCGTTCATCTCCGAGCCGGTGCTGAAGGGCTTCATCGTCGGTCTCGCCCTCACCATCATCATCGGACAGGTGCCCGCGCTGTTCGGGGTGGAGAAGGTGAAGGGCAACTTCTTCGAACAGGCCTGGGGGGTGCTCACCCATCTCGGGGACACGCACTGGGTCACTCTCGCCGTCGGCGGTCTCAGCCTGGTGGTGGTGCTCGGGTTCAGACGCTGGCTGCCGCTCGTCCCGGGATCCCTGCTCGCCGTGCTCCTCGGGATCGCGGCGGTGTCGCTGTTCGGGCTGGACGAGAGGGGCGTCGGCATCGTCGGGCACATCGATCCGGGTCTGCCCTCGCTCGGATTACCGGCCGGCGTCGGGTTCGACGACTACGTGGACCTGCTGGGTCCGGCGGTCGGTGTGCTGCTGATCGGCTTCGCCGAGGGTCTCGGCGCCGCGAAGACGTACGCGGCGAAGGAAGGCTACGAGATCGACGCGAACCGCGAACTTCTCGGCCTCGGCACCGCAAACCTCGGTTCCGGCCTGTGCTCGGGAATGGTGGTCAACGGCAGCCTCTCCAAGACGGCGGTGAACGGTGGGGCGGGTGCGAAGACTCAGATGAGTGGACTCGTCGTCGCCGCACTGACCGTGATCACGCTGCTGTTCCTCACCGGACTCTTCGAGAAGCTGCCCGAGGCGACCCTCGCCGCGGTGGTGATCGCCGCCGTCATCGAACTCGTCGACATCGATGCGCTCCGGAGGCTGTACGGGGTGTGGACGCGGCGGCTGGGCAGCATCTACGGCCACGCCGCACGCGCCGACTTCGCGGCGGCCCTGGCGGCGATGCTGGGCGTCCTGCTCTTCGACACCCTGCCCGGACTGGTCATCGGCATCGGCGTCTCCATGCTCCTGCTGCTCTACCGGGCCTCCCGCCCCCACGTCGCGGCGCTCGTGAAAGAGGGATCGCTGTGGGTGGACGCCGAACGCCACCCCGAACTGCCCGCCACCCCGCACGTGGTGGTCGTGCGGGTCGAGTCCGGATTGTTCTTCGCCAACGCCGATCACGTGAAGGACCGCATCGAAGAACTGTGCACCGAAGACACCAGGACGATCGTGCTCGACGCGGAGACGTCCCCGTTCATCGACGTCAGTGCGGCGCAGATGCTCGTGCAACTGCGGGACGCCCTGAAACGCAAAGGCGTCGACCTCCGGGTGGCCCGTGACATCGGCCAGTTCCGCGACACGATGCGCCGGGCGGGCTCCGAAACTTCACCCGTCGGCCTGTACCCGACCGTGCGGGAAGCACTTGCCGATGTGAGCAGGAAACGGCCAGAGGAGGATTCGTGA
- a CDS encoding aspartate kinase — MALVVQKYGGSSVATAERIRRVAERIVETKKAGNDVVVVVSAMGDTTDELLDLAQQVCPAPPAREMDMLLTSGERISNSLVAMAIHSLGAEARSFTGSQAGVITTGAHGNAKIIDVTPGRVRDALDEGSIVLVAGFQGVSQDSKDVTTLGRGGSDTTAVALAAALEADVCEIYTDVDGIFTADPRIVPDAQRLETVSFEEMLELAACGAKVLMLRCVEYARRYNVPVHVRSSYTTKPGTIVSGSMEDIPVEEAIITGVAHDRGESKITVVGLPDTPGYAAQVFRAVAEAEINIDMVLQNISKVETGKTDITFTLPTADGPRAVEKLTKLQGEIGFTQVLFDDHIGKVSLVGAGMKSHPGVTATFCEALAKAGVNIDLISTSEIRISVLVKDVELDKAVKAIHDAFELGGDEEAVVHAGTGR, encoded by the coding sequence GTGGCTCTCGTCGTCCAGAAGTACGGCGGATCCTCGGTGGCAACCGCCGAGAGAATCCGACGAGTGGCTGAACGGATCGTCGAGACCAAGAAGGCCGGCAACGATGTCGTCGTCGTGGTTTCAGCGATGGGGGACACCACTGATGAGCTGCTCGATCTGGCTCAGCAGGTGTGCCCAGCCCCACCCGCCCGCGAAATGGACATGCTGCTGACCTCCGGTGAGCGCATCTCCAATTCTCTCGTCGCAATGGCAATTCATTCGCTCGGTGCGGAGGCCCGTTCGTTCACGGGCTCGCAGGCGGGCGTCATCACCACCGGTGCTCACGGCAACGCCAAGATCATCGACGTCACACCGGGCCGCGTCCGGGATGCGCTCGACGAGGGCTCGATCGTCCTCGTCGCCGGATTCCAGGGCGTCAGCCAGGACAGCAAGGACGTGACGACCCTCGGGCGCGGCGGTTCGGACACCACCGCGGTGGCCCTCGCGGCAGCCCTCGAGGCCGACGTCTGCGAGATCTACACCGACGTCGACGGCATCTTCACCGCCGACCCGCGCATCGTTCCCGACGCGCAGCGGCTCGAGACGGTGTCGTTCGAGGAGATGCTCGAACTCGCGGCGTGCGGCGCGAAGGTGCTCATGCTCCGCTGCGTCGAGTACGCCCGCCGATACAACGTGCCTGTGCACGTCCGTTCGTCATACACGACCAAGCCGGGCACTATCGTGTCCGGATCGATGGAGGACATCCCCGTGGAAGAGGCAATCATCACCGGAGTCGCGCACGATCGCGGCGAGTCCAAGATCACCGTCGTCGGCCTGCCCGACACCCCCGGTTACGCCGCGCAGGTCTTCCGCGCAGTGGCCGAGGCGGAGATCAACATCGACATGGTGCTGCAGAACATCTCGAAGGTCGAGACCGGCAAGACGGACATCACGTTCACCCTGCCGACGGCCGACGGACCGCGGGCGGTCGAGAAGCTCACCAAGCTGCAGGGCGAGATCGGCTTCACGCAGGTGCTGTTCGACGACCACATCGGCAAGGTGTCGCTGGTCGGCGCGGGCATGAAGAGCCACCCGGGCGTCACCGCGACGTTCTGTGAGGCGCTCGCGAAGGCCGGCGTCAACATCGATCTCATCTCCACGTCGGAGATCCGCATCTCGGTGCTCGTCAAGGACGTGGAGCTGGACAAGGCCGTGAAGGCGATCCACGATGCATTCGAGCTCGGCGGCGACGAAGAAGCCGTCGTGCACGCAGGAACGGGACGGTAA